The proteins below are encoded in one region of Labeo rohita strain BAU-BD-2019 chromosome 15, IGBB_LRoh.1.0, whole genome shotgun sequence:
- the LOC127177674 gene encoding C3a anaphylatoxin chemotactic receptor-like isoform X2 encodes MENTSFEAENMTGNTTHNTTMQQERFTNLKIFSFCISFAIFVVGLIGNGIVIFLTGCRMKTAVNSIWFLNLAVADFIYLFSSCIDLLLFLGQWKSRLMTYIYSITLSINLFASIFFLVVISLDRCLCTWMVVWAQNKRTLLRARIICIIVWVSSIGCTIPDYIFDHNNLYLITYEFTVAFLMPLLIIAASYIAIGVRIKHFKSRKQLRSYRVIITVILAFFICWFPYHVWCFYSVTAEKNDQYVINTFRIVSFYLVYLNSCLNPILYVFMCDEYKKKLKQSLLLVLETAFAEDHLDFSTYGSGRAGQENQTELLEM; translated from the exons ATGG AAAACACCAGTTTTGAAGCTGAAAACATGACCGGAAACACAACACATAATACCACTATGCAGCAGGAGAGATTTACAAACTTGAAGATCTTTTCCTTTTGCATTTCTTTTGCCATCTTTGTTGTGGGTCTCATTGGAAATGGGATTGTCATATTTCTGACTGGCTGCAGAATGAAGACAGCTGTCAACTCCATTTGGTTTCTCAACTTGGCAGTTGCAGACTTCATCTACTTGTTTTCCTCATGCATAGATCTTCTCTTATTTTTGGGCCAGTGGAAAAGTCGGTTAATGACTTACATTTACAGCATAACATTATCGATAAATCTGTTTGCTAGTATTTTCTTTCTTGTAGTTATCAGTCTGGACCGATGCCTGTGCACATGGATGGTTGTTTGGGCTCAAAACAAACGAACTTTACTTAGAGCCAGGATCATCTGCATAATTGTGTGGGTTTCATCCATTGGCTGCACCATTCCTGACTATATATTTGATCATAATAATTTATATCTGATCACATATGAATTTACAGTGGCCTTCCTCATGCCCTTGCTGATCATCGCAGCTTCATATATAGCTATTGGAGTACGAATCAAACACTTCAAAAGCAGAAAGCAGCTCAGGTCGTACCGGGTCATTATAACTGTAATCTTAGCTTTTTTCATATGTTGGTTTCCATACCATGTTTggtgtttttattcagtaactgcagaaaaaaatgaTCAGTACGTGATCAATACATTTAGAATTGTCAGTTTCTACCTAGTTTATTTAAACAGCTGTCTGAACCCCATTCTCTATGTGTTCATGTGTGATGAGTATAAGAAGAAGCTTAAACAGTCTCTGCTGCTGGTGCTGGAGACGGCCTTTGCTGAAGATCATTTGGACTTTAGTACATATGGAAGTGGACGAGCAGGACAAGAAAACCAAACTGAACTGttagaaatgtag
- the LOC127177674 gene encoding C3a anaphylatoxin chemotactic receptor-like isoform X3 yields MENTSFEAENMTGNTTHNTTIQQGGFTNLKIFSFCISFATYIVGLIGNGIVIFLTGCRMKMTINAIWFLNLAVADFIYLFSSCIDLLLFLAHWPEIFFIMLQINMFASIYFLVVISLDRCLCTWMAVWAQNKQTLLRARIICIIVWVSSIAFSIPDNIFFHNSLITYEFTVGFLIPFLIILSSYIAIGVRIKHFKTRKQLRSYRIIITVILAFFICWFPYHVWCFYSVTVEKNYQDVFKIVSIYLVDLNSCLNPILYVFMCDEYNKKLKQSLQLVLETAFAEDHLDFNADGSGRAGQENQTELLDL; encoded by the exons ATGG AAAACACCAGTTTTGAAGCTGAAAACATGACCGGAAACACAACACATAATACCACTATTCAGCAGGGGGGATTTACAAACTTGAAGATCttttcattttgcatttctTTTGCCACCTATATTGTGGGTCTCATTGGAAATGGGATTGTCATATTTCTGACTGGCTGCAGGATGAAGATGACCATCAACGCCATTTGGTTTCTCAACTTGGCAGTTGCAGACTTCATCTACTTGTTTTCCTCATGCATAGATCTTCTCTTATTTTTAGCCCACTGGCCAGAAATTTtcttcataatgttacaaataaatatgtttgctagtatttattttcttgtaGTTATCAGTCTGGACCGATGCCTGTGCACATGGATGGCCGTTTGggctcaaaacaaacaaactttacTTAGAGCCAGGATCATCTGCATAATTGTCTGGGTTTCATCCATCGCCTTTAGCATTCCtgacaatatattttttcataactctCTGATCACATATGAATTTACAGTGGGCTTCCTCATCCCCTTTTTGATAATTTTATCTTCATATATAGCTATTGGAGTGCGAATCAAACACTTCAAAACCAGAAAGCAGCTCAGGTCGTACCGGATCATTATAACTGTAATCTTAGCTTTTTTCATATGTTGGTTTCCATACCATGTTTggtgtttttattcagtaactGTAGAAAAAAATTATCAAGACGTGTTTAAAATTGTCAGTATCTACCTGGTTGATCTAAACAGCTGTCTGAACCCCATTCTCTATGTGTTCATGTGTGATGAGTATAATAAGAAGCTTAAACAGTCTCTGCAGCTGGTGCTGGAGACGGCTTTTGCTGAAGATCATTTGGACTTTAATGCAGATGGAAGTGGACGAGCAGGACAAGAAAACCAAACTGAACTGTTAGATTTGTAG